One Denticeps clupeoides chromosome 12, fDenClu1.1, whole genome shotgun sequence genomic window carries:
- the rnf207a gene encoding RING finger protein 207 isoform X2, which translates to MSNCGSGPCAEQDIVLLQDYKKRWKSLMSMSRGTSSLMDVSLKLSSGQGPSLRRYNSTKILRAEGGDTPFTEHCRNYENSYKTLQIEVQRLKDQVQKMHRDLTKHHSLIDVNTMEKVLERALFIDRQITSQCMAVRSLFEEAWEESFQKVTNEQEVYEAQLHNLLQLKQENCYLTTFAQHIEPYIQSIARVKERLEPRFQQCTNPQDDQNDTPLYICNDSYTSSNEETISAVEQDPHKELIKKKRCYRPGNQRSTETLSPKEMHQ; encoded by the exons ATGTCAAACTGCGGGTCCGGGCCTTGTGCTGAGCAGGATATTGTGTTGTTACAGGATTACAAAAAAAG GTGGAAGTCGCTTATGTCAATGTCCCGTGGTACATCCTCTCTCATGGACGTTTCCCTGAAGTTGTCATCAGGGCAAGGGCCCAGCTTACGGCGTTACAACAGCACCAAAATCCTGCGGGCTGAGGGAGGGGACACTCCCTTCACCGAACACTGCCGAAACTATGAGAACAGCTACAAA ACTCTCCAGATAGAGGTTCAGCGGCTGAAAGACCAAGTGCAGAAGATGCACAGAGACCTAACGAAGCACCACTCGCTCATCGACGTGAACACCATGGAGAAGGTCCTGGAGAGGGCGCTGTTCATCGACCGCCAGATCACCTCCCAGTGCATGGCTGTGAGGTCTTTATTTGAAGAA GCATGGGAGGAGTCCTTTCAGAAAGTCACAAATGAGCAGGAGGTTTATGAAG CACAACTCCATAACCTGTTACAACTGAAACAGGAGAACTGCTATCTAACAACTTTTGCACAGCACATTGAGCCCTACATCCAGTCCATAGCCAGGGTGAAGGAACGTCTGGAGCCAAG ATTCCAGCAGTGCACAAATCCTCAGGATGACCAAAATGACACACCGCTATACATTTGTAATGACAGCTACACAAG CAGCAATGAGGAGACCATCTCAGCTGTTGAGCAGGACCCTCACAAGGAGTTGATCAAGAAGAAGCGCTGTTACAGACCAGGAAACCAGAGGAGCACAGAGACTCTGAGTCCCAAGGAAATGCATCAGTAA
- the rnf207a gene encoding RING finger protein 207 isoform X1 → MSNCGSGPCAEQDIVLLQDYKKRWKSLMSMSRGTSSLMDVSLKLSSGQGPSLRRYNSTKILRAEGGDTPFTEHCRNYENSYKTLQIEVQRLKDQVQKMHRDLTKHHSLIDVNTMEKVLERALFIDRQITSQCMAVRSLFEEAWEESFQKVTNEQEVYEAQLHNLLQLKQENCYLTTFAQHIEPYIQSIARVKERLEPRFQQCTNPQDDQNDTPLYICNDSYTRYSNEETISAVEQDPHKELIKKKRCYRPGNQRSTETLSPKEMHQ, encoded by the exons ATGTCAAACTGCGGGTCCGGGCCTTGTGCTGAGCAGGATATTGTGTTGTTACAGGATTACAAAAAAAG GTGGAAGTCGCTTATGTCAATGTCCCGTGGTACATCCTCTCTCATGGACGTTTCCCTGAAGTTGTCATCAGGGCAAGGGCCCAGCTTACGGCGTTACAACAGCACCAAAATCCTGCGGGCTGAGGGAGGGGACACTCCCTTCACCGAACACTGCCGAAACTATGAGAACAGCTACAAA ACTCTCCAGATAGAGGTTCAGCGGCTGAAAGACCAAGTGCAGAAGATGCACAGAGACCTAACGAAGCACCACTCGCTCATCGACGTGAACACCATGGAGAAGGTCCTGGAGAGGGCGCTGTTCATCGACCGCCAGATCACCTCCCAGTGCATGGCTGTGAGGTCTTTATTTGAAGAA GCATGGGAGGAGTCCTTTCAGAAAGTCACAAATGAGCAGGAGGTTTATGAAG CACAACTCCATAACCTGTTACAACTGAAACAGGAGAACTGCTATCTAACAACTTTTGCACAGCACATTGAGCCCTACATCCAGTCCATAGCCAGGGTGAAGGAACGTCTGGAGCCAAG ATTCCAGCAGTGCACAAATCCTCAGGATGACCAAAATGACACACCGCTATACATTTGTAATGACAGCTACACAAGGTA CAGCAATGAGGAGACCATCTCAGCTGTTGAGCAGGACCCTCACAAGGAGTTGATCAAGAAGAAGCGCTGTTACAGACCAGGAAACCAGAGGAGCACAGAGACTCTGAGTCCCAAGGAAATGCATCAGTAA
- the rnf207a gene encoding RING finger protein 207 isoform X3 → MSNCGSGPCAEQDIVLLQDYKKRWKSLMSMSRGTSSLMDVSLKLSSGQGPSLRRYNSTKILRAEGGDTPFTEHCRNYENSYKTLQIEVQRLKDQVQKMHRDLTKHHSLIDVNTMEKVLERALFIDRQITSQCMAVRSLFEEAWEESFQKVTNEQEVYEAQLHNLLQLKQENCYLTTFAQHIEPYIQSIARVKERLEPRFQQCTNPQDDQNDTPLYICNDSYTSNEETISAVEQDPHKELIKKKRCYRPGNQRSTETLSPKEMHQ, encoded by the exons ATGTCAAACTGCGGGTCCGGGCCTTGTGCTGAGCAGGATATTGTGTTGTTACAGGATTACAAAAAAAG GTGGAAGTCGCTTATGTCAATGTCCCGTGGTACATCCTCTCTCATGGACGTTTCCCTGAAGTTGTCATCAGGGCAAGGGCCCAGCTTACGGCGTTACAACAGCACCAAAATCCTGCGGGCTGAGGGAGGGGACACTCCCTTCACCGAACACTGCCGAAACTATGAGAACAGCTACAAA ACTCTCCAGATAGAGGTTCAGCGGCTGAAAGACCAAGTGCAGAAGATGCACAGAGACCTAACGAAGCACCACTCGCTCATCGACGTGAACACCATGGAGAAGGTCCTGGAGAGGGCGCTGTTCATCGACCGCCAGATCACCTCCCAGTGCATGGCTGTGAGGTCTTTATTTGAAGAA GCATGGGAGGAGTCCTTTCAGAAAGTCACAAATGAGCAGGAGGTTTATGAAG CACAACTCCATAACCTGTTACAACTGAAACAGGAGAACTGCTATCTAACAACTTTTGCACAGCACATTGAGCCCTACATCCAGTCCATAGCCAGGGTGAAGGAACGTCTGGAGCCAAG ATTCCAGCAGTGCACAAATCCTCAGGATGACCAAAATGACACACCGCTATACATTTGTAATGACAGCTACACAAG CAATGAGGAGACCATCTCAGCTGTTGAGCAGGACCCTCACAAGGAGTTGATCAAGAAGAAGCGCTGTTACAGACCAGGAAACCAGAGGAGCACAGAGACTCTGAGTCCCAAGGAAATGCATCAGTAA
- the rnf207a gene encoding RING finger protein 207 isoform X4: MSMSRGTSSLMDVSLKLSSGQGPSLRRYNSTKILRAEGGDTPFTEHCRNYENSYKTLQIEVQRLKDQVQKMHRDLTKHHSLIDVNTMEKVLERALFIDRQITSQCMAVRSLFEEAWEESFQKVTNEQEVYEAQLHNLLQLKQENCYLTTFAQHIEPYIQSIARVKERLEPRFQQCTNPQDDQNDTPLYICNDSYTRYSNEETISAVEQDPHKELIKKKRCYRPGNQRSTETLSPKEMHQ; the protein is encoded by the exons ATGTCAATGTCCCGTGGTACATCCTCTCTCATGGACGTTTCCCTGAAGTTGTCATCAGGGCAAGGGCCCAGCTTACGGCGTTACAACAGCACCAAAATCCTGCGGGCTGAGGGAGGGGACACTCCCTTCACCGAACACTGCCGAAACTATGAGAACAGCTACAAA ACTCTCCAGATAGAGGTTCAGCGGCTGAAAGACCAAGTGCAGAAGATGCACAGAGACCTAACGAAGCACCACTCGCTCATCGACGTGAACACCATGGAGAAGGTCCTGGAGAGGGCGCTGTTCATCGACCGCCAGATCACCTCCCAGTGCATGGCTGTGAGGTCTTTATTTGAAGAA GCATGGGAGGAGTCCTTTCAGAAAGTCACAAATGAGCAGGAGGTTTATGAAG CACAACTCCATAACCTGTTACAACTGAAACAGGAGAACTGCTATCTAACAACTTTTGCACAGCACATTGAGCCCTACATCCAGTCCATAGCCAGGGTGAAGGAACGTCTGGAGCCAAG ATTCCAGCAGTGCACAAATCCTCAGGATGACCAAAATGACACACCGCTATACATTTGTAATGACAGCTACACAAGGTA CAGCAATGAGGAGACCATCTCAGCTGTTGAGCAGGACCCTCACAAGGAGTTGATCAAGAAGAAGCGCTGTTACAGACCAGGAAACCAGAGGAGCACAGAGACTCTGAGTCCCAAGGAAATGCATCAGTAA